The following proteins come from a genomic window of Anaerobutyricum hallii:
- the sigG gene encoding RNA polymerase sporulation sigma factor SigG: MFLNKVEICGVNTSELPLLSNEEKENLFLRIERGDKAAREKYVKGNLRLVLSVIQRFSNNHEHADDLFQVGCIGLMKAVDNFDRSLDVKFSTYAVPMILGEVRRYLRDNNSIRVSRSLRDTAYKAIYAKEQLTKSMNRTPTIEEIAKETDISEEDIIYALDAIATPMSLFEPVYQDGNDPLFLMDQICDKKNKEETWVEHLSLQEAMNQLPGREYHIIKKRFFEGKTQTEVANEISISQAQVSRLEKNALKSIRNFIEKY, translated from the coding sequence ATGTTTTTAAACAAAGTTGAAATCTGCGGAGTAAATACTTCAGAGCTGCCACTTCTGTCCAATGAAGAAAAAGAAAATCTTTTTCTACGAATTGAACGCGGCGATAAAGCGGCTCGCGAAAAATATGTAAAAGGGAACCTTCGCCTCGTTTTAAGTGTCATTCAACGTTTTTCTAATAACCATGAACATGCTGATGATCTGTTTCAAGTTGGCTGTATCGGTCTTATGAAAGCGGTGGATAATTTCGACCGTAGTTTAGATGTTAAATTTTCCACTTATGCTGTACCCATGATTCTTGGAGAAGTAAGACGCTATCTTCGAGATAATAACAGCATACGGGTCAGCCGTTCTTTGCGGGACACCGCTTACAAAGCGATTTATGCAAAAGAACAGCTCACAAAATCTATGAATCGTACACCTACGATAGAAGAAATTGCAAAAGAAACAGATATTTCTGAAGAAGATATCATTTACGCTCTTGATGCTATTGCCACACCCATGTCTTTATTTGAACCGGTCTATCAAGATGGAAACGATCCACTTTTTCTAATGGATCAAATCTGCGACAAAAAGAACAAAGAAGAAACCTGGGTAGAGCACCTCTCCCTCCAGGAAGCAATGAATCAACTTCCGGGTCGGGAATATCATATTATTAAAAAACGTTTTTTTGAAGGAAAAACCCAGACAGAAGTTGCAAACGAAATCAGTATATCGCAGGCGCAAGTCAGCCGCCTTGAAAAAAATGCACTGAAATCCATAAGAAATTTTATTGAAAAATACTAA
- a CDS encoding competence/damage-inducible protein A, whose amino-acid sequence MVAEIVCVGTELLLGDIVNTNAQHISKELAHIGIDLYYQTVVGDNKERVWNVLDTALKRADLIIMTGGLGPTKDDLTKEVAASFFGKKLVFHEQTYEHVRKRLESYGISEMTESQKKQALVPEGALIVTNPAGLAPGIIMAQGDKAIVMLPGPPKEMKAVLSECCHLFINRLSDQVFVSINIKCKGPDELPLKEIGEAPVADLLGDILDNENPTVATYAKEDGVLIRVTASGKTREEALTAMQPVVTKIAEILAGKIAWVKEEV is encoded by the coding sequence ATGGTTGCAGAAATTGTATGTGTGGGAACTGAACTTCTGCTGGGAGATATCGTAAATACGAATGCACAGCATATATCAAAAGAACTTGCTCATATAGGAATAGACTTATATTATCAGACGGTAGTGGGAGATAATAAAGAACGTGTGTGGAATGTATTGGACACTGCTTTAAAGCGTGCTGATCTCATTATTATGACTGGTGGATTAGGACCGACAAAGGATGATCTTACAAAAGAAGTGGCAGCTTCTTTTTTTGGGAAGAAGTTAGTTTTTCATGAGCAGACATATGAACATGTGAGAAAAAGATTAGAATCTTATGGAATTAGTGAGATGACAGAAAGTCAGAAAAAGCAGGCATTAGTTCCGGAAGGTGCCCTTATAGTTACGAATCCGGCAGGACTTGCTCCGGGAATTATTATGGCACAGGGAGATAAGGCGATTGTTATGCTGCCGGGACCTCCAAAAGAAATGAAAGCGGTTCTTTCAGAGTGTTGTCATCTTTTTATTAATCGCCTTTCAGATCAGGTATTTGTATCAATCAATATCAAGTGTAAGGGGCCGGATGAACTTCCATTAAAAGAAATTGGGGAAGCACCGGTAGCTGATTTATTAGGTGATATTCTTGATAATGAGAATCCTACTGTTGCAACATATGCAAAAGAAGATGGAGTGTTAATACGTGTAACTGCTTCCGGAAAGACAAGAGAAGAGGCTCTTACAGCTATGCAGCCAGTTGTAACAAAGATTGCGGAAATACTTGCCGGAAAGATTGCGTGGGTAAAGGAAGAAGTATAA
- the sstT gene encoding serine/threonine transporter SstT: METSSLKRIANKYTQTSLILRILIGMAIGVVLALTVPEFTGIKILGDLFVGALKAIAPLLVCLLIMSSLAQTKEGHNGNMKTVVILYMFSTVMGAIVAVAGSFLFPLKITLADAVQQEAPKGVVEVLENLLLKIVANPIDALVNANYLGVLAWAVILGIALKKATPGTKQMLSDASDAVSQAVRWIINLAPFGILGLVFNAVSTSGIQIFTQYGKLILLLVGCMLFQEFITNGIIVGFCLKKNPYPLISRCARESGLTAFFTRSSAANIPVNMELCEKMGLDKDNYSVSIPLGSTINMDGAAITITVMTLAAAYTLGISVSIPTAIVLSILATLSACGASGIAGGSLLLIPVACSLFGISNDIAMQVVGVGFIIGVIQDSCETALNSSSDVLLTATAEFMQWRKAGKELPF, encoded by the coding sequence GTGGAAACATCTAGTTTAAAAAGAATAGCAAACAAATACACACAGACCAGTCTGATTTTACGTATTTTAATCGGTATGGCAATCGGTGTGGTACTGGCACTTACTGTGCCTGAATTTACAGGAATCAAGATTCTTGGAGACCTTTTTGTAGGAGCATTAAAGGCAATCGCTCCATTACTTGTATGTCTTTTAATTATGAGTTCTTTAGCTCAGACAAAAGAAGGACATAACGGGAACATGAAAACTGTAGTAATCCTTTATATGTTCAGTACCGTAATGGGAGCGATCGTAGCGGTAGCAGGAAGCTTTTTATTCCCATTAAAAATTACATTAGCAGATGCTGTACAGCAGGAAGCACCAAAAGGAGTTGTAGAAGTTCTTGAAAATCTCCTTTTAAAAATTGTAGCAAACCCAATTGATGCATTGGTAAATGCAAACTATCTTGGCGTGCTTGCTTGGGCTGTTATTCTTGGAATTGCATTAAAAAAGGCAACACCAGGAACAAAGCAGATGCTTTCTGATGCATCTGATGCGGTATCTCAGGCAGTACGATGGATTATAAACCTTGCACCATTTGGTATTTTAGGACTTGTATTTAATGCGGTATCGACAAGTGGTATTCAGATTTTCACACAGTATGGAAAGCTCATACTTTTACTCGTAGGATGTATGTTATTTCAGGAATTCATCACAAATGGTATTATTGTAGGATTTTGTCTTAAGAAAAATCCATATCCGTTAATTTCCCGCTGTGCAAGAGAAAGTGGATTAACAGCATTCTTTACAAGAAGTTCTGCAGCAAACATTCCTGTAAATATGGAACTTTGCGAAAAAATGGGCTTAGATAAAGATAATTATTCCGTATCCATTCCGCTTGGTTCTACGATTAATATGGATGGAGCAGCAATCACAATCACAGTAATGACCTTAGCAGCCGCATATACACTGGGAATCAGCGTAAGCATTCCAACGGCAATCGTGTTAAGTATTTTAGCAACACTTTCCGCATGTGGAGCATCAGGAATCGCTGGAGGTTCTCTCCTCTTAATCCCTGTAGCATGTTCCCTTTTCGGAATTTCCAATGACATTGCTATGCAGGTAGTAGGTGTAGGATTTATCATCGGTGTAATTCAGGATTCCTGTGAGACAGCACTGAATTCATCTTCTGACGTATTACTTACTGCAACAGCAGAATTTATGCAGTGGAGAAAAGCAGGAAAAGAATTACCATTTTAA
- a CDS encoding helix-turn-helix domain-containing protein → MELGEKIKELRNKQGLTQEELADRAELSKGFISQLERDMTSPSIATLEDLLQCLGTTLGEFFMEEQEEEQIVFTEEDFFVKKDEEYKNQIKWIIPNAQKNCMEPIHLILEKGGETCLDNPHEGEEFGYVLKGKVEIHLGKKSYIAKKGDAFYYKADKTHYLKGIEQTELIWVTSPPSF, encoded by the coding sequence ATGGAACTAGGAGAGAAGATTAAAGAATTGAGGAATAAACAGGGACTTACGCAGGAAGAACTTGCTGACCGGGCAGAGCTTAGTAAGGGCTTTATTTCTCAGTTGGAAAGAGATATGACCTCTCCCTCCATCGCAACATTAGAAGACCTTCTTCAATGTCTTGGAACGACTCTCGGTGAATTTTTCATGGAGGAACAGGAAGAGGAACAGATTGTGTTTACGGAGGAGGATTTTTTTGTAAAGAAGGATGAGGAATATAAGAATCAGATTAAGTGGATTATTCCGAATGCACAGAAGAATTGCATGGAGCCAATACATTTGATTTTAGAAAAAGGTGGGGAGACCTGTCTGGATAATCCACATGAAGGAGAAGAATTTGGCTATGTATTAAAAGGTAAAGTGGAAATCCATCTTGGGAAGAAAAGTTATATTGCGAAAAAGGGAGATGCATTTTATTATAAAGCGGATAAGACACATTATTTAAAGGGTATTGAGCAGACAGAATTAATATGGGTGACTTCTCCGCCGAGTTTTTAA
- a CDS encoding ABC transporter ATP-binding protein: MKNKLVELVNISKSFGSTKVLDELCLEVKENEFLTLLGPSGCGKTTTLRIIGGFERPDSGKVLFDGTDITNVPANKRNLNTVFQKYALFGHMTIEENIAFGLKIKNKSDVYIKDKIKYALKLVNLEGFEKRKPTSLSGGQQQRIAIARAIVNEPKVLLLDEPLGALDLKLRQDMQYELMRLKEELGITFIYITHDQEEALTMSDKIIVMNKGYIQQMGTPEDIYNEPENAFVADFIGDSNIIDGIMLEDRLVEILGTKFPCVDEGFGKNRPVDVVIRPEDVVLKGEGEGIIDGIVTSLIFKGVHYEMEVEANGYEWLVHSTNCYPVGSRVSISVIPFNIQIMHKPESEDEKAVVVDE, from the coding sequence ATGAAAAATAAATTAGTTGAATTGGTGAATATTTCAAAATCTTTTGGTTCGACCAAAGTATTAGATGAGTTGTGTTTAGAGGTAAAGGAAAATGAATTCCTTACTTTACTTGGACCGTCAGGTTGTGGAAAGACAACAACATTACGGATTATCGGTGGGTTTGAGAGACCGGACAGTGGAAAGGTACTGTTTGATGGAACAGATATTACGAACGTTCCGGCAAATAAAAGAAACTTAAATACGGTGTTTCAGAAATACGCATTGTTTGGTCATATGACAATTGAAGAAAATATTGCCTTTGGATTAAAAATTAAAAATAAATCGGATGTGTATATTAAAGATAAGATTAAGTATGCGTTAAAGCTTGTAAATCTGGAAGGGTTTGAGAAGAGAAAACCAACTTCATTAAGTGGTGGTCAGCAGCAGCGAATTGCAATTGCAAGAGCGATTGTAAATGAACCGAAAGTTCTTTTATTAGATGAACCGTTAGGTGCACTTGATTTAAAGCTGCGTCAGGATATGCAGTATGAGTTAATGCGTTTAAAAGAAGAGCTGGGAATTACATTTATTTATATTACACATGATCAGGAAGAAGCGCTTACGATGTCAGATAAGATCATCGTTATGAATAAGGGATATATCCAACAGATGGGAACACCAGAAGATATTTATAATGAGCCGGAAAATGCCTTTGTAGCAGATTTTATCGGTGACAGCAACATTATTGATGGAATTATGTTAGAAGATCGTCTCGTGGAGATTCTTGGAACGAAGTTTCCATGCGTGGATGAAGGATTTGGAAAAAATCGTCCTGTCGATGTCGTAATTCGTCCAGAGGATGTTGTTCTTAAAGGAGAAGGAGAAGGAATCATTGACGGAATTGTAACTTCTCTTATTTTCAAAGGTGTGCATTATGAGATGGAAGTAGAGGCGAACGGATATGAATGGCTTGTTCACAGTACAAATTGTTATCCGGTAGGTTCTAGAGTCAGTATTTCTGTAATTCCGTTTAATATTCAGATCATGCATAAGCCGGAATCAGAAGATGAAAAGGCGGTGGTAGTGGATGAGTAG
- a CDS encoding ABC transporter permease encodes MSRKVLTSPYIVWGAAFIILPLFMVIYYGCTGSDGSFTLSNITAMADPVHYKAFWNSVWIAMASTMICLVISYPLAYILSKGKHRGSGVVIMLFVLPMWINFLLRVLALQVILSKTGILNAILGFFGLPLQKLMYTKGAVLIGMVYDYIPFMILPIYNALCKIDKDVIEAAHDLGASARVTFQKIIIPLSLPGIISGIIMVFIPSISEFVVADILGGSKVLLFGNVIDQEFDVANNWNLGSGLSIVLMIFIFISMAIMNRNASEEGDSMIW; translated from the coding sequence ATGAGTAGAAAGGTTCTTACATCTCCGTATATTGTCTGGGGAGCAGCATTTATTATTTTGCCATTATTTATGGTGATATACTATGGGTGTACAGGAAGTGACGGAAGTTTTACGCTATCCAATATTACAGCAATGGCAGATCCGGTTCATTACAAAGCATTCTGGAATTCTGTCTGGATTGCGATGGCAAGTACAATGATCTGTCTGGTGATATCTTACCCTTTAGCATATATTTTAAGTAAAGGAAAGCACAGAGGTTCTGGTGTTGTTATTATGCTTTTTGTTTTGCCGATGTGGATCAACTTTCTTCTTCGTGTTCTGGCATTACAGGTTATTTTATCAAAAACAGGAATTTTAAATGCAATCCTTGGCTTTTTCGGACTACCTTTGCAGAAGTTAATGTATACGAAAGGAGCCGTACTGATTGGAATGGTTTATGATTATATTCCATTTATGATTTTGCCAATCTATAATGCGCTTTGTAAAATTGATAAAGATGTAATTGAGGCAGCGCATGATTTAGGAGCCAGCGCCAGAGTAACATTTCAGAAAATAATAATCCCATTGTCCTTGCCGGGAATTATCAGCGGAATTATTATGGTATTTATTCCAAGTATTTCTGAATTTGTTGTGGCAGATATTTTAGGAGGCTCAAAAGTACTTCTTTTTGGAAATGTCATTGACCAGGAATTTGATGTGGCAAATAACTGGAATTTAGGATCTGGTCTGTCTATCGTACTTATGATATTTATTTTCATCAGTATGGCGATCATGAATCGGAATGCATCAGAGGAAGGAGATAGTATGATATGGTAA
- a CDS encoding ABC transporter permease produces MVKVKSFIEKFYVAFIGFLLYAPLLVLFVCSFNDSKARTIWGGFTLHWYTDLFQNEEVLSAVRTSLLLTTLAALIATLIGTLACIGMTAMKLRFQKVMEGLANIPLLNADIVTGVAIMLLFVHFMSLGFTSMLIAHVTLGLPYIILNVMPRFQQLDKNVYEAAQDLGASAVYAFVKVVLPEIIPGIVSGFFFAFTVSMDDFVVTYFTKGAGINTISTMLYQQLRRGINPQMYALSTLLFLTILILLGLINHMSATKQKKADRREER; encoded by the coding sequence ATGGTAAAAGTAAAAAGTTTTATTGAAAAGTTTTACGTGGCATTCATAGGTTTCCTTCTCTATGCACCATTACTTGTACTTTTTGTATGTTCCTTTAATGATTCAAAAGCAAGAACAATATGGGGAGGGTTTACTCTTCACTGGTACACAGACTTATTTCAGAATGAGGAAGTACTTTCAGCAGTAAGAACATCGCTGCTGCTTACGACACTTGCAGCGTTGATCGCAACATTAATTGGGACACTTGCCTGTATTGGAATGACAGCAATGAAGTTACGATTTCAAAAGGTAATGGAAGGACTTGCGAATATCCCGTTATTAAATGCAGATATTGTAACAGGTGTGGCTATCATGCTTTTGTTTGTGCATTTCATGTCATTAGGATTTACCTCCATGTTGATAGCTCATGTAACGCTGGGGCTGCCTTATATTATTTTGAATGTTATGCCGAGATTTCAGCAGCTTGATAAAAATGTATACGAGGCAGCGCAGGATTTAGGGGCATCTGCAGTATATGCCTTTGTCAAAGTTGTCCTGCCGGAAATTATCCCGGGAATTGTCTCAGGATTTTTCTTTGCTTTTACCGTATCGATGGATGACTTTGTTGTAACTTATTTTACAAAAGGGGCAGGAATCAATACAATTTCTACAATGCTTTATCAGCAGCTTCGAAGAGGAATCAATCCACAGATGTATGCACTTTCGACCCTTTTATTTTTGACGATTCTTATTTTACTCGGACTCATTAACCATATGTCCGCAACAAAACAAAAAAAAGCAGACAGGAGGGAAGAACGATGA
- a CDS encoding ABC transporter substrate-binding protein: MNILEKYYLQGKGKIILGTFALIVLFIISTVMFTGCFSSNQKNDNENTVTVFNYGDYIDVNVLKTFEKETGIQVKYEEYVTPEDMYTKYKSGVINYDVICTSDYMVEKMMQEGEVQKIDTSSMEYYKNIDKKYLDFCKVFDPTNEYAVPYLWGTVGILYNTKVVKEKVDSWSILWNKKYDDQIIMQNSMRDAFMVPLKWKGLSLNTTNPKELVQAQSLLLKQKPIVEAYLVDEARDAMVSGDASMAVIYSGDATVAMEENEDLDYVVPKEGSNVWFDCFLIPKTAEHKEAAEKFIDYMSRQDIAQKNFDYIYYGTPNKAVYDALDDETKEDYTIFPEEATLNKCEVYKYLGEKTDQYYNRLWKELKSY, encoded by the coding sequence ATGAATATACTGGAAAAATATTATCTGCAGGGAAAAGGCAAGATTATACTTGGAACTTTTGCATTGATCGTTCTTTTCATTATTTCGACGGTAATGTTTACCGGCTGCTTCTCTTCGAATCAAAAAAATGACAATGAAAATACAGTTACTGTATTTAATTATGGCGATTACATTGATGTAAATGTCTTAAAAACATTTGAGAAAGAAACTGGAATTCAGGTGAAATATGAAGAATACGTTACGCCGGAAGATATGTATACCAAATATAAATCAGGAGTGATCAATTACGATGTGATCTGTACTTCGGACTATATGGTGGAAAAAATGATGCAGGAAGGAGAAGTACAGAAAATTGATACATCTTCTATGGAATATTATAAAAACATTGACAAGAAGTATCTTGATTTTTGTAAAGTATTTGATCCAACCAATGAATATGCCGTTCCGTATTTGTGGGGAACAGTAGGAATCCTGTATAATACAAAAGTAGTAAAAGAAAAAGTAGATAGCTGGAGCATTCTATGGAATAAAAAGTATGATGATCAGATCATTATGCAAAATAGTATGAGAGATGCATTTATGGTTCCGCTTAAATGGAAAGGACTTTCTTTAAATACTACGAATCCAAAAGAATTAGTGCAGGCACAAAGTCTTTTATTAAAACAAAAACCAATTGTGGAAGCATATCTTGTTGATGAGGCAAGAGATGCGATGGTTTCCGGAGATGCCTCCATGGCAGTTATTTATTCCGGAGATGCCACCGTTGCCATGGAAGAAAACGAAGATCTTGATTATGTTGTGCCTAAAGAAGGTTCCAACGTATGGTTTGACTGCTTTCTAATTCCTAAAACAGCTGAACATAAAGAAGCCGCCGAAAAGTTTATCGACTACATGAGCCGTCAGGACATTGCCCAGAAAAACTTTGATTATATTTATTATGGAACACCAAATAAAGCCGTATACGATGCCTTAGATGATGAAACCAAAGAAGATTACACGATTTTTCCGGAAGAAGCGACTTTAAATAAATGTGAAGTATATAAATACCTTGGTGAAAAGACCGACCAGTATTACAATCGGCTGTGGAAGGAATTAAAATCATATTAA
- the greA gene encoding transcription elongation factor GreA → MKHKLTQQDVDKMKAEIERRKVEVRPELLEHVKEARAHGDLSENFEYHAAKKEKNRNESRIRYLERMIRTCEIVEDHSDADQVGLNKTVTLYFEEDDETDKFSFVTTVLVDTMQNRVSIESPLGKALLGHKKGERVYIPVNPQYGYYVEIKEIEPFNEDIPLNQY, encoded by the coding sequence ATGAAACATAAATTAACCCAGCAAGATGTAGACAAAATGAAGGCAGAAATCGAGCGCCGCAAAGTCGAAGTAAGACCGGAACTGCTCGAACATGTAAAAGAAGCCAGAGCACATGGCGATTTAAGCGAAAACTTTGAATACCATGCTGCCAAAAAAGAAAAAAACAGAAATGAAAGCCGAATCCGTTACCTTGAAAGAATGATTCGAACCTGCGAAATAGTAGAAGATCACTCTGATGCCGATCAGGTAGGTTTAAACAAAACAGTAACACTCTACTTTGAAGAAGATGACGAAACCGATAAATTCTCCTTCGTAACTACCGTACTCGTAGATACGATGCAAAATCGCGTCAGCATTGAATCCCCTTTAGGAAAAGCTCTTCTGGGACACAAAAAAGGAGAAAGAGTTTATATACCTGTAAATCCACAGTATGGATACTATGTCGAAATTAAAGAAATCGAACCCTTTAACGAAGACATACCTTTGAATCAATACTGA
- a CDS encoding LacI family DNA-binding transcriptional regulator codes for MGKRNRVTTRDIAEELGISQSTVSMILSNKPNVSFTDETVQKVKAKAKELGYKKPVPKELVQEKSLANTIVVLCPMVTNGYYSMMMQSITDHAKKYNYTVMTISTGRDAATEEIYLDLFSRVQLAGIISLYPLSKIQKINALAKHFPVISVGDKPLSCHFDSVELDSRKQGHIMANYLLSLGHTNITYISTPIRGKEIGRIHRLDGIKSSFREYGIPLGHLTVLYQNQPAFDRYPLENAEYQNGYDLATRALEEETSSTAFIGNNDMAAFGIMAAISDHGYRIPSDFSVCGFDNITLSAMPQISLTTIDHASVRKGEEAVDMIHRKNTQKKEDSSRSYIMRLEYEPQLIVRKSTGRKC; via the coding sequence ATGGGAAAAAGGAATCGAGTCACCACCAGAGACATCGCTGAAGAACTTGGTATCTCCCAATCCACCGTCTCTATGATCCTCAGCAATAAACCAAATGTATCCTTTACCGACGAGACCGTACAAAAAGTAAAGGCAAAGGCAAAAGAGCTTGGATACAAAAAACCTGTACCAAAAGAACTGGTACAGGAAAAATCTCTTGCAAATACAATTGTCGTGCTATGCCCGATGGTCACAAACGGCTATTACTCGATGATGATGCAGTCTATCACCGATCACGCAAAGAAATATAACTACACTGTTATGACAATTTCTACCGGAAGAGATGCTGCAACAGAAGAAATCTATCTCGATTTATTTTCCCGCGTACAACTTGCCGGCATCATCAGTCTTTATCCATTGTCAAAGATCCAGAAAATCAACGCTCTTGCAAAGCATTTCCCGGTTATTTCTGTAGGAGACAAACCGCTCTCCTGCCACTTTGATTCTGTTGAACTTGACAGCCGTAAACAGGGACATATTATGGCTAATTATCTACTTTCTTTAGGTCATACAAACATCACTTACATTTCTACTCCGATTCGCGGAAAAGAAATTGGAAGAATCCACCGTCTTGATGGTATCAAATCTAGTTTTCGTGAGTATGGTATCCCCTTAGGACACCTTACTGTTCTCTACCAAAACCAGCCTGCTTTTGATCGCTATCCTCTTGAAAATGCAGAATATCAAAACGGTTATGACCTTGCAACCCGCGCTTTAGAAGAAGAAACTTCCTCTACCGCCTTTATAGGAAATAATGACATGGCAGCCTTTGGAATCATGGCAGCAATTTCCGACCATGGTTATCGCATTCCGTCTGACTTTTCTGTCTGTGGCTTTGATAACATTACCTTATCTGCCATGCCACAGATTTCACTCACTACGATCGACCATGCTTCAGTGCGAAAAGGTGAAGAAGCGGTGGATATGATCCATCGAAAAAATACACAGAAAAAAGAAGACTCCTCTCGTTCTTATATTATGAGACTGGAATATGAACCACAGTTAATCGTACGCAAATCTACAGGAAGAAAATGCTGA
- a CDS encoding NAD(P)H-dependent glycerol-3-phosphate dehydrogenase produces MSVITFVCAGQMNSAITFPAFENGHEVRLVGSPLDRDIIDGLKKDNFHITLKRTLHDGIKYYQIEELEEALKGADLVLGGVSSFGLDWFCDEILPVLPEDVPVLTVTKGMVDLEDGTLVPYPHIFAQRQPEGKHLNLNAIGGPCTSYELADHDDSHVAFCGKDVETLKYIKSLLETDYYHISLSTDVVGVECAVAMKNAYALGVSLAVGLAEKRDGKIGSQHYNSQAALFGQSVKEMTRLLELIGGKPENIIHGAGDLYVTIFGGRTRKIGTLLGRGLSFEEAMAELQGVTLESIVISTRTARAVRKLAERGIVSLEDFPLLMHVDAIINQGAEVDIPWKDFTWNDFSLAE; encoded by the coding sequence ATGAGTGTTATTACTTTTGTTTGTGCAGGTCAGATGAATTCAGCAATTACTTTTCCAGCTTTTGAAAATGGTCATGAGGTAAGATTAGTTGGTTCCCCTCTTGATAGAGACATTATCGATGGATTAAAGAAAGATAATTTTCATATTACATTAAAGAGAACGCTTCATGATGGCATCAAATATTATCAGATTGAAGAACTAGAAGAGGCTTTAAAAGGTGCAGATTTAGTTCTTGGTGGTGTAAGCAGTTTTGGACTTGACTGGTTCTGCGATGAAATTCTTCCAGTATTACCAGAGGACGTTCCAGTACTTACGGTAACAAAAGGAATGGTTGATTTAGAAGATGGAACTTTAGTTCCGTATCCACATATTTTTGCACAGAGACAGCCGGAAGGCAAACATCTTAACTTAAATGCAATCGGTGGACCATGTACAAGCTATGAGTTAGCAGACCATGATGATAGCCACGTTGCTTTCTGTGGAAAAGACGTAGAGACATTAAAATATATCAAATCTCTTTTAGAGACAGATTATTATCATATTTCTCTTTCTACAGATGTTGTTGGTGTGGAGTGTGCAGTTGCAATGAAAAATGCCTATGCTTTAGGTGTAAGTCTTGCAGTAGGTCTTGCAGAAAAGAGAGATGGAAAGATTGGAAGTCAGCATTATAATTCTCAGGCAGCATTATTTGGACAGAGTGTAAAAGAAATGACGAGATTACTTGAGCTTATTGGTGGCAAACCGGAAAATATTATTCATGGTGCAGGCGATTTATATGTAACAATCTTTGGTGGAAGAACTCGTAAAATTGGAACTTTATTAGGAAGAGGTCTTTCTTTCGAGGAAGCAATGGCAGAGTTACAGGGAGTGACATTAGAGTCCATCGTTATTTCCACAAGAACAGCGAGAGCGGTAAGAAAGCTTGCAGAAAGAGGAATAGTTTCTTTAGAAGATTTCCCATTATTGATGCATGTAGATGCAATTATCAATCAGGGAGCAGAAGTAGATATCCCATGGAAAGACTTTACATGGAATGACTTTTCATTAGCAGAATAA